The following proteins come from a genomic window of Halomarina ordinaria:
- the larE gene encoding ATP-dependent sacrificial sulfur transferase LarE: protein MNVADKRAAALDALSERDGVLVAFSGGVDSSLVAALAHEALGDRAVACTARSETLPAEELDDARRVADEIGIRHVEVEFSELDNPDFVENDGDRCYHCRTMRLGKMFEQARDLGIETVCDGTNASDPGEGHRPGLRAVEELEVFSPLLAHGIAKSEVRELAGDYDLSVADKPSMACLSSRIPTGIEVTEERLSRVERAEGLLRAWGFTQFRVRDHDGLARIEVGHDELDRALDADFVRAARTHLREAGFDHVTLDLEGYRTGSVSPAEGGVSVFDAEYPTSD, encoded by the coding sequence ATGAACGTCGCGGACAAACGTGCTGCCGCGCTGGACGCGCTCTCCGAGCGCGACGGCGTCCTCGTCGCCTTCTCCGGCGGCGTCGACTCGAGCCTCGTCGCCGCCCTCGCCCACGAGGCGCTCGGCGACCGGGCGGTCGCCTGCACCGCCCGGAGCGAGACGCTCCCCGCCGAGGAACTGGACGACGCCCGCCGCGTCGCAGACGAAATCGGCATCCGCCACGTCGAAGTCGAGTTCTCCGAACTGGACAACCCGGACTTCGTCGAGAACGACGGCGACCGCTGCTACCACTGCCGGACGATGCGCCTCGGGAAGATGTTCGAGCAGGCCCGCGACCTCGGCATCGAGACGGTCTGTGACGGGACGAACGCGAGCGACCCCGGCGAGGGTCACCGCCCCGGCCTGCGCGCCGTCGAGGAACTGGAGGTGTTCTCGCCCCTGCTCGCCCACGGTATCGCCAAGTCCGAGGTGCGCGAACTGGCCGGCGACTACGACCTCTCGGTGGCCGACAAGCCCTCGATGGCGTGTCTCTCCTCGCGCATTCCGACCGGTATCGAGGTGACCGAGGAACGCCTCTCGCGCGTCGAGCGCGCGGAGGGCCTCCTGCGGGCGTGGGGGTTCACGCAGTTCCGCGTGCGCGACCACGACGGCCTCGCGCGCATCGAGGTGGGACACGACGAACTCGACCGGGCGCTCGACGCCGACTTCGTCCGGGCGGCTCGCACCCACCTCCGCGAGGCCGGCTTCGACCACGTCACCCTCGACCTCGAGGGCTACCGGACGGGGAGCGTCAGCCCCGCCGAGGGGGGCGTCTCCGTCTTCGACGCCGAGTACCCCACCTCCGACTGA
- a CDS encoding ABC transporter substrate-binding protein — MTDSNGLSRRRFLQATGGAAAAAALAGCTGEPSGNDSDGNGNGSGDDDSDMEPQEGGTYRKINSTISTFDPVAADDTASGQVVQQVFDGLMNYPNGETEVTEGLAEGYETNDDFTEYTFTLKEATFHNGDSVTAQDFVYSFNRLAGSPHSVRTYFILDSLGVTHETDDEDTYSDGSLGVEAEDDQTLVITLDRAFHASLQMLAYSSFAVVPDGIVGSLDDEGAPDDPSDDYQTFSESEPIGAGPFVFDSWEKGTSAAATRFDDYHGETAYVEGVQWQVIEDTQAAYNYAMEKNVDTFGVPTAEFQQSNITNAEDDEQGRTSGQYDSVSNGEVVDYLKVPEVSTYYFGFNTREVPKPVRQAVAYATNQNQLANEVYKGRVSPGYHLTPPLVYPGEGEAYNSHVEDAYPYGQESDIASAKEVMEEAGYSEDDRFSFTFTHYVSDTWSQIAQILQGQLREAYIDMDIESAEFATLLDQGEQGSLQAYTLGWIADWPEPDNFLQLINPEDTYTGETGVLTYTNWGREEETEASQAATEAWQTISDNLEPTDEAEEARNEAYIQMEEANWEDVVLVNVFHGATERFSYDYFHAPKFGAMGPSRQKYNTFWLEQDVEDRPDEAADPNETTGNESGE, encoded by the coding sequence ATGACAGACAGTAACGGACTTTCGAGGAGGCGATTCCTGCAGGCGACCGGTGGTGCGGCGGCGGCCGCGGCGCTCGCAGGGTGTACCGGGGAACCGAGCGGCAACGACAGCGACGGGAACGGGAACGGTTCCGGCGACGACGACAGCGACATGGAGCCCCAGGAGGGTGGTACCTACCGGAAGATCAACTCCACCATCTCCACGTTCGACCCCGTCGCGGCCGACGACACGGCCTCCGGGCAGGTCGTCCAGCAGGTCTTCGACGGCCTGATGAACTACCCGAACGGCGAGACGGAGGTCACGGAGGGACTCGCCGAGGGCTACGAGACGAACGACGACTTCACCGAGTACACGTTCACCCTCAAGGAGGCGACGTTCCACAACGGCGATAGCGTCACCGCCCAGGACTTCGTCTACTCGTTCAACCGCCTCGCGGGCTCCCCGCACTCGGTCCGGACGTACTTCATCCTCGACTCGCTCGGCGTCACCCACGAAACCGACGACGAGGACACCTACTCCGACGGTTCGCTCGGCGTCGAGGCCGAGGACGACCAGACGCTCGTCATCACCCTCGACCGCGCGTTCCACGCGTCGCTCCAGATGCTCGCGTACTCCTCGTTCGCGGTCGTTCCCGACGGCATCGTCGGAAGCCTCGACGACGAGGGCGCCCCGGACGACCCGAGCGACGACTACCAGACCTTCTCGGAGAGCGAACCCATCGGTGCGGGGCCGTTCGTCTTCGACAGCTGGGAGAAGGGCACCTCCGCCGCGGCCACCCGCTTCGACGACTACCACGGCGAGACGGCCTACGTCGAGGGCGTCCAGTGGCAGGTCATCGAGGACACGCAGGCGGCGTACAACTACGCGATGGAGAAGAACGTCGACACGTTCGGTGTCCCCACCGCGGAGTTCCAGCAGTCGAACATCACCAACGCCGAGGACGACGAACAGGGTCGGACCAGCGGTCAGTACGACAGCGTCAGCAACGGCGAGGTCGTCGACTACCTGAAGGTCCCCGAGGTGTCGACGTACTACTTCGGGTTCAACACCCGGGAGGTCCCCAAGCCGGTCCGTCAGGCCGTCGCCTACGCGACCAACCAGAACCAGCTGGCGAACGAGGTGTACAAGGGCCGCGTCTCGCCCGGCTACCACCTCACGCCGCCGCTCGTCTACCCCGGCGAGGGCGAGGCGTACAACAGCCACGTCGAGGACGCCTACCCCTACGGGCAGGAGTCCGACATCGCGAGCGCAAAGGAGGTCATGGAGGAGGCGGGCTACAGTGAGGACGACCGCTTCTCGTTCACCTTCACGCACTACGTCTCCGACACGTGGAGCCAGATCGCCCAGATCCTCCAGGGGCAGCTCCGCGAGGCGTACATCGACATGGACATCGAGTCCGCCGAGTTCGCGACGCTGCTCGACCAGGGTGAACAGGGGAGCCTGCAGGCGTACACCCTCGGGTGGATCGCCGACTGGCCGGAGCCGGACAACTTCCTCCAGCTCATCAACCCCGAGGACACCTACACGGGCGAGACCGGTGTCCTGACGTACACCAACTGGGGCCGCGAGGAGGAGACCGAGGCGTCGCAGGCGGCCACCGAGGCGTGGCAGACCATCAGCGACAACCTCGAACCGACCGACGAGGCGGAGGAGGCCCGCAACGAGGCCTACATCCAGATGGAGGAGGCCAACTGGGAGGACGTCGTCCTCGTGAACGTCTTCCACGGCGCCACCGAACGCTTCAGCTACGACTACTTCCACGCGCCGAAGTTCGGCGCGATGGGTCCCTCGCGCCAGAAGTACAACACCTTCTGGCTCGAGCAGGACGTCGAGGACCGCCCCGACGAGGCCGCCGACCCGAACGAGACGACGGGCAACGAGAGCGGCGAGTAA
- a CDS encoding ABC transporter permease yields the protein MSRWSYFLRRLVLAIPILLFSMSLAFLILRVGPTDPVSAVVGTNNDPAYRLAVAKSIGIVDAQGNQIPLWEQYIDFMIGLLTFELGQSWVISRGTSVTDLIASRAPRTIWLGFWSVLIALFIGIPLGFYAGLNPNTFSDYSASFGGIVWRAMPNFWLGIILAEILINSGSLTNGAFAWNDFVVSTDVITAPPLGNLSPVAFDGIVPTYDAEGWNALLVAIKQIMPAALVLGSASMGNEMRIGRTAVLETINSNYVETARAKGLSERVIVWKHVFRNALIPLVPVITAEAFLLIGGSVVVESVFGINGLGKLFFDATIQGDLPVAGSLLFVFVLITLSVNIIQDFLYTVIDPRIGYE from the coding sequence ATGAGCCGGTGGAGTTACTTCCTCCGGCGGCTGGTACTCGCGATACCCATCCTGTTGTTCTCGATGTCGCTCGCCTTCCTCATACTGCGAGTTGGACCGACCGACCCCGTCTCGGCCGTCGTCGGGACGAACAACGACCCGGCGTACCGGCTCGCCGTCGCCAAGAGTATCGGTATCGTCGACGCCCAGGGGAACCAGATTCCCCTGTGGGAGCAGTACATCGACTTCATGATTGGTCTGCTGACGTTCGAACTGGGCCAGTCGTGGGTCATCAGCCGCGGGACGAGCGTCACCGACCTCATCGCCAGTCGTGCGCCGCGCACCATCTGGCTCGGGTTCTGGTCGGTGCTCATCGCGCTGTTCATCGGCATCCCGCTCGGCTTCTACGCCGGGCTGAACCCCAACACGTTCTCGGACTACTCCGCCTCCTTCGGCGGCATCGTCTGGCGGGCCATGCCGAACTTCTGGCTCGGCATCATCCTCGCCGAGATACTCATCAACTCCGGGTCGCTGACGAACGGGGCGTTCGCGTGGAACGACTTCGTCGTCAGTACGGACGTCATCACCGCCCCGCCGCTCGGGAACCTGAGTCCCGTCGCGTTCGACGGCATCGTCCCGACGTACGACGCCGAGGGGTGGAACGCGTTGCTCGTCGCCATCAAGCAGATCATGCCGGCCGCGCTCGTGCTCGGGTCGGCGTCGATGGGCAACGAGATGCGTATCGGGCGGACCGCGGTGCTCGAGACCATCAACTCGAACTACGTCGAGACGGCCCGGGCGAAGGGCCTCTCCGAGCGCGTCATCGTCTGGAAGCACGTCTTCCGCAACGCCCTCATCCCACTCGTGCCGGTCATCACCGCCGAGGCGTTCCTGCTCATCGGCGGGTCCGTCGTCGTCGAGTCGGTGTTCGGCATCAACGGGCTGGGGAAGTTGTTCTTCGACGCGACGATACAGGGCGACCTCCCGGTCGCGGGGTCGCTGCTGTTCGTCTTCGTCCTCATCACCCTCAGCGTGAACATCATTCAGGACTTCCTGTACACCGTCATCGACCCACGGATCGGGTACGAATAA
- a CDS encoding CDP-2,3-bis-(O-geranylgeranyl)-sn-glycerol synthase — MLEAVARAVWAMLPAYVPNNAAVLFGGGRPIDGGREWGGRRLLGDGKTWRGTLAGTLVGTALSVLLNRLAPAAEARTDWSLPRFSLRSGVALAFGAMAGDIAGSFFKRRTGLARGEMALGLDQLDFVAGALALARACSPRWFARTFTRPTVAVVLLLTPLLHVLTNAIAYGLGLKDEPY, encoded by the coding sequence ATGTTAGAGGCCGTGGCCCGCGCCGTCTGGGCGATGCTCCCCGCGTACGTTCCGAACAACGCCGCCGTCCTCTTCGGCGGCGGCCGCCCCATCGACGGTGGCCGGGAGTGGGGGGGCCGTCGGCTCCTCGGCGACGGCAAGACCTGGCGCGGCACCCTCGCCGGCACCCTCGTCGGGACGGCCCTCTCGGTCCTCCTGAACCGCCTCGCGCCCGCCGCCGAGGCGCGGACCGACTGGTCGCTCCCCCGGTTCTCGCTCCGGTCGGGCGTCGCCCTCGCGTTCGGCGCGATGGCCGGCGACATCGCGGGCTCGTTCTTCAAGCGCCGGACCGGCCTCGCGCGCGGCGAGATGGCCCTCGGCCTCGACCAGCTCGACTTCGTGGCGGGCGCGCTCGCGCTCGCCCGCGCCTGCTCGCCGCGCTGGTTCGCCCGGACGTTCACCCGCCCCACCGTGGCCGTCGTCCTCCTGCTCACGCCGCTGCTCCACGTCCTCACCAACGCCATCGCCTACGGACTGGGGCTGAAGGACGAGCCCTACTAG
- a CDS encoding DUF502 domain-containing protein translates to MALSGSWKRDFASGVIVLAPLLVTLYILRWLFVRVAALGLIEIDPTLLPAGTRGAVPFIEVALLLTVFVLLTFSIGYMMRTTFGDVVEGGIDATMNQLPGLRVVYNASKMAVETAVSGPEDLQSPVKLETWNGLRMTAFKTGKVADDGRELLFIPTSPNITTGFVVECEPGEYEETGETVEDALTRVLSAGFGDNKHDGIPIVVNEEEAERRTLN, encoded by the coding sequence ATGGCCCTCTCCGGTTCGTGGAAGCGTGACTTCGCCAGCGGCGTCATCGTGCTCGCGCCACTGTTGGTCACCCTCTACATCCTCCGGTGGCTGTTCGTCAGGGTCGCGGCGCTGGGTCTCATCGAAATCGACCCCACGCTGCTCCCGGCGGGCACCAGGGGGGCCGTCCCCTTCATCGAGGTCGCCCTCCTGCTCACCGTCTTCGTCCTGCTCACCTTCTCCATCGGGTACATGATGCGGACGACGTTCGGCGACGTCGTCGAGGGAGGCATCGACGCCACGATGAACCAGTTGCCCGGGCTCCGGGTCGTCTACAACGCCTCGAAGATGGCCGTCGAGACGGCCGTCTCCGGCCCCGAAGACCTCCAGAGCCCGGTCAAACTGGAGACGTGGAACGGCCTCCGGATGACCGCCTTCAAGACGGGCAAGGTCGCCGACGACGGGCGCGAACTCCTCTTCATCCCCACCTCGCCGAACATCACCACCGGGTTCGTCGTCGAGTGCGAACCGGGGGAGTACGAGGAGACCGGCGAGACGGTCGAGGACGCCCTCACGCGCGTCCTCTCCGCCGGCTTCGGCGACAACAAGCACGACGGCATCCCCATCGTGGTCAACGAGGAAGAGGCCGAACGCCGGACGCTGAACTGA
- a CDS encoding MutS-related protein: MDLEAIPGVGAKTAERLAALDDAERALTDGDVAALARAPGITEGQAARIARGAIRERHGDTSRFLRTDRARELYDDALALLQERAVTDYAKRRVETFYPSASADRIEEVRAFVTEAMARDADPTVVEALSGVAPLADPGGLRVRERCLATSEAETYARAERAFPELSVELVEDTQDLAELARGYATVVALDESFAGLDLPGDVRVVPDPEARVDEVLPERLLAFFAENRARLLAAADAHEAADLDAPCDLDALRDGLDRLDADGTVKGDAELGRLQDAAADVDAAVSTGESVANDRLREVIQARDVTIEGADLLSLVEQGARVDTLLDRELADEFDEAVAAAREHVVDALRLDDHADLAEGVFRDDPHFPVERDEAAVSRLQSELDAARDRRAARLKADLASDLNALRDPVEALVSAALELDVELAVARFARDFECVLPTFEGRGVDLEGGRSPLLDVEFAEVDPVDYRVEGVALLSGVNSGGKTSTIDLVGLTVVLAQMGLPVPAERVRLERFDALHYQAKSQGTLDAGAFESTLREFGGLVTDEGNRLVLVDELESITEPGASAKIIAGILESLDEQGATAVFVSHLAGEIREATGFDVQVDGIEAVGLVDGELQVNRSPVKGRLARSTPELIVEKLATAEDDAFYDRLLGKFAE, from the coding sequence ATGGACCTGGAGGCCATCCCGGGCGTCGGCGCGAAGACGGCCGAGCGACTGGCCGCCCTCGACGACGCCGAGCGCGCCCTCACGGACGGCGACGTGGCGGCGCTCGCCCGCGCGCCGGGCATCACCGAGGGGCAGGCCGCCCGCATCGCCCGGGGTGCCATCCGCGAACGCCACGGCGACACGAGTCGCTTCCTGCGCACCGACCGGGCGCGCGAACTGTACGACGACGCGCTCGCACTGCTGCAGGAGCGCGCCGTCACCGACTACGCGAAGCGCCGCGTCGAGACGTTCTACCCGAGCGCGTCGGCCGACCGCATCGAGGAGGTGCGCGCGTTCGTCACCGAGGCGATGGCGCGCGACGCCGACCCCACGGTCGTGGAGGCGCTCTCGGGCGTCGCGCCGCTCGCCGACCCGGGCGGCCTCCGGGTGCGCGAACGCTGTCTGGCCACGAGCGAGGCGGAGACCTACGCCCGCGCCGAGCGCGCGTTCCCCGAACTGAGCGTCGAACTCGTCGAGGACACGCAGGACCTCGCGGAACTCGCGCGGGGGTACGCCACCGTCGTCGCGCTCGACGAGTCGTTCGCCGGCCTCGACCTCCCCGGCGACGTGCGCGTCGTCCCCGACCCCGAGGCGCGCGTCGACGAGGTGCTCCCCGAGCGTCTGCTCGCGTTCTTCGCGGAGAACCGCGCGCGCCTGCTCGCCGCCGCCGACGCCCACGAGGCGGCGGACCTCGACGCACCCTGCGACCTCGACGCCCTCCGCGACGGCCTCGACCGCCTCGACGCGGACGGGACGGTGAAGGGCGACGCGGAACTCGGGCGCCTACAGGACGCCGCCGCCGACGTCGACGCCGCCGTCTCGACGGGCGAGAGCGTCGCCAACGACCGCCTCCGCGAGGTCATCCAGGCACGGGACGTGACCATCGAGGGGGCGGACCTCCTCTCGCTGGTCGAGCAGGGCGCGCGCGTCGACACGCTGCTCGACCGCGAACTCGCCGACGAGTTCGACGAGGCAGTCGCGGCCGCCCGCGAGCACGTCGTCGACGCCCTCCGGTTGGACGACCACGCCGACCTCGCGGAGGGAGTGTTCCGCGACGACCCCCACTTCCCCGTCGAGCGCGACGAGGCGGCCGTCTCCCGGCTCCAGTCGGAACTCGACGCCGCGCGGGACCGCCGCGCCGCCCGGCTGAAGGCGGACCTCGCGTCGGACCTGAACGCGCTGCGCGACCCGGTCGAGGCGCTCGTCAGCGCGGCGCTGGAACTCGACGTGGAACTCGCCGTCGCGCGGTTCGCCCGCGACTTCGAGTGCGTCCTCCCGACGTTCGAGGGGCGGGGCGTCGACCTCGAGGGCGGACGCTCGCCCCTGCTCGACGTCGAGTTCGCCGAGGTCGACCCCGTCGACTACCGGGTCGAGGGGGTCGCGCTCCTCTCGGGGGTCAACAGCGGAGGGAAGACGTCGACCATCGACCTCGTCGGCCTCACGGTCGTCCTGGCGCAGATGGGCCTGCCCGTGCCCGCAGAGCGCGTCCGTCTGGAGCGGTTCGACGCGCTGCACTACCAGGCCAAGAGCCAGGGCACCCTCGACGCCGGCGCGTTCGAGTCCACGCTCCGGGAGTTCGGCGGCCTCGTCACCGACGAGGGCAACAGACTGGTGCTGGTCGACGAACTGGAGAGCATCACCGAACCCGGCGCGAGCGCGAAGATAATCGCCGGCATCCTCGAATCGCTCGACGAGCAGGGCGCGACGGCCGTCTTCGTCTCGCACCTCGCCGGCGAGATACGCGAGGCGACGGGCTTCGACGTGCAGGTCGACGGCATCGAGGCCGTTGGACTGGTCGACGGGGAGTTGCAGGTGAACCGCTCGCCCGTGAAGGGTCGACTCGCGCGCTCGACGCCGGAACTCATCGTCGAGAAACTGGCGACCGCCGAGGACGACGCCTTCTACGACCGGTTGCTCGGGAAGTTCGCGGAGTGA
- a CDS encoding proline dehydrogenase family protein, producing the protein MIPPIARRFVAGETPAEVLEHARQLRADGVKSIVNLLGEHYHDPEPAAEDAAAYRRLVADIAQADVDGCISVKPSQVGLGVDAETFEANLGDIVATARDEGVFVWVDMEDHTTTDATLDAFERLVSEYPRMGVCVQANLKRTRDDLERLVDLPGKVRLVKGAYDEPADISLKGRQAVNEAYEEHLEYLFREDGGTVAVGSHDPRMIERAIDLHGAYGTDFEIQMLMGVREDAQVELARDYEVYQYVPYGDRWLSYFSRRVMERKENLVFALRAVASAGV; encoded by the coding sequence ATGATCCCCCCCATCGCGCGCCGGTTCGTCGCCGGCGAGACCCCCGCGGAGGTGCTCGAACACGCCCGGCAGTTGCGGGCCGACGGCGTCAAGAGCATCGTCAACCTGCTCGGCGAGCACTACCACGACCCCGAGCCGGCCGCCGAGGACGCGGCCGCCTACCGCCGGCTGGTCGCCGACATCGCGCAGGCCGACGTCGACGGGTGTATCTCGGTGAAGCCCTCACAGGTCGGACTCGGCGTCGACGCCGAGACGTTCGAGGCGAACCTCGGGGACATCGTCGCGACGGCCCGCGACGAGGGGGTGTTCGTCTGGGTGGACATGGAGGACCACACGACGACCGACGCGACGCTCGACGCCTTCGAGCGCCTCGTCTCCGAGTATCCGCGGATGGGGGTGTGTGTACAGGCGAACCTGAAGCGCACCCGCGACGACCTGGAACGCCTCGTCGACCTGCCGGGGAAGGTCCGCCTCGTCAAGGGTGCCTACGACGAACCGGCCGACATCTCGCTGAAGGGACGGCAGGCGGTCAACGAGGCCTACGAGGAACATCTGGAGTACCTCTTCCGGGAGGATGGGGGCACCGTCGCGGTGGGGAGTCACGACCCGCGGATGATCGAGCGTGCTATCGACCTCCACGGCGCGTACGGGACGGACTTCGAGATACAGATGTTGATGGGGGTGCGGGAGGACGCGCAGGTCGAACTGGCGCGCGACTACGAGGTGTACCAGTACGTCCCCTACGGTGACCGGTGGCTCTCGTACTTCTCGCGGCGGGTGATGGAGCGAAAGGAGAACCTCGTGTTCGCGCTCCGGGCGGTCGCCTCCGCCGGCGTCTGA
- a CDS encoding ABC transporter permease encodes MSQTQYTQELPLRKRIQENPRPALVWGGVFALLLLVEFGALIGMALATLEFFVQVVGGILNGIVDLTGLIASAESAIDSARTAAGQIPTLLSRDVVPNQGHRTAAGGWEGTFLGLSPGVSWSIRFVLVYAYLFFFVYWLWKGYDVFVRHYRYADWTPRDDVVERLRDHRWGQFGFVVVLLFIGLAMFAPTLAPITYQDDTIRPYGASFEYYDEGSGEVLETNHGTANLASASSGGSNPENTVSIGEYDDYGRFHPLGTLPTPGGDLFTSLAYGARVSLFVGLLAIGISGFIAVFLGLLTAYYKGLADLTAVVVSDSIQAIPAILLLILMSVVFSDHWIADFYNGGLLIALVFGFLYWPGIWRAIRGPAMQVSEQEWVDAARSYGQRSTVTMRKHMLPYVVGYLLVYASMTIGGIIITTSALSYLGIGINPPTPEWGQIVANGRSYVTTASWHIALIPGVLIVLVVTAFNALGDGIRDAIDPQSDTGGEAASEAAATGGGG; translated from the coding sequence ATGAGTCAGACACAGTACACCCAGGAACTCCCGCTTCGAAAGCGGATTCAGGAGAACCCGCGCCCCGCGCTCGTCTGGGGCGGGGTGTTCGCGCTGTTGCTCCTCGTGGAGTTCGGCGCGCTCATCGGCATGGCACTCGCGACCCTCGAGTTCTTCGTCCAGGTCGTCGGGGGCATCTTGAACGGCATCGTCGACCTGACCGGCCTCATCGCGTCCGCGGAGAGCGCCATCGACAGCGCCCGCACCGCCGCCGGGCAGATACCGACGCTGCTCTCGCGCGACGTCGTCCCGAACCAGGGCCACCGGACGGCGGCCGGCGGGTGGGAAGGGACGTTCCTCGGCCTCTCGCCGGGCGTCTCCTGGTCCATCCGGTTCGTGCTCGTCTACGCCTACCTGTTCTTCTTCGTCTACTGGCTCTGGAAGGGCTACGACGTCTTCGTCAGACACTACCGCTACGCCGACTGGACGCCGCGCGACGACGTCGTCGAGCGCCTCCGCGACCACCGCTGGGGACAGTTCGGCTTCGTCGTCGTCCTGCTGTTCATCGGCCTCGCGATGTTCGCGCCGACGCTGGCGCCCATCACCTACCAGGACGACACCATCAGGCCGTACGGTGCCTCCTTCGAGTACTACGACGAGGGGTCGGGCGAGGTCCTCGAGACCAACCACGGGACGGCCAACCTCGCGTCGGCCTCCTCGGGCGGGAGCAACCCCGAGAACACGGTCTCCATCGGCGAGTACGACGACTACGGTCGGTTCCACCCGCTCGGGACGTTACCGACGCCGGGAGGTGACCTGTTCACCTCCCTCGCCTACGGCGCGCGCGTCTCGCTGTTCGTCGGCCTGCTCGCCATCGGCATCAGCGGCTTCATCGCCGTCTTCCTCGGCCTGCTGACGGCCTACTACAAGGGCCTGGCCGACCTCACGGCGGTGGTGGTGAGCGACTCGATTCAGGCCATCCCGGCCATCCTGTTGCTCATCCTCATGTCGGTGGTGTTCTCCGACCACTGGATAGCGGACTTCTACAACGGCGGGTTGCTCATCGCGCTGGTGTTCGGCTTCCTCTACTGGCCGGGCATCTGGCGCGCCATCCGCGGCCCCGCGATGCAGGTCTCCGAGCAGGAGTGGGTCGACGCCGCCCGGAGCTACGGGCAGCGCTCGACCGTCACCATGCGCAAGCACATGCTCCCCTACGTGGTCGGTTACCTGCTCGTCTACGCCTCGATGACCATCGGCGGCATCATCATCACCACGTCGGCGCTGTCGTACCTCGGCATCGGCATCAACCCGCCGACGCCGGAGTGGGGACAGATCGTCGCCAACGGCCGGTCGTACGTCACGACCGCCTCCTGGCACATCGCGCTCATCCCGGGGGTCCTCATCGTGCTCGTGGTGACGGCGTTCAACGCCCTCGGCGACGGCATCCGCGACGCCATCGACCCGCAGAGCGACACCGGCGGCGAGGCGGCGTCTGAGGCCGCCGCGACCGGAGGTGGCGGATGA
- a CDS encoding ORC1-type DNA replication protein, whose protein sequence is MADDEMLSWDESVFRDEHVFEIDYLPETFRHREEQMRSLKYALRPAVRGSRPLNVMARGPPGTGKTTAVQKLFGELEAVSDVNVARVNCQVDSTRYAVFSRLFEEMFEYEPPTSGISFKKLFGQITDRLVEEDEVLVVALDDVNYLFYEGEASDTLYSLLRAHEAHSGAKIGVIIVSSDLDLDIVEELDERVQSVFRPEEVFFPRYDEAEIATILNERVERGFRTGVTGPDVLDRVAELTASTGGDLRVGIDLLRRAGLTAEMRASPTVEAEDVETAYSKSKYVHLSRHLQGLAESEVDLVRVVAEHEGARAGDVYEAFEAATGLGYTRYSELINKLDQLGIIEARYTSVEGRGRSRELSLAYDAEAVLDRLD, encoded by the coding sequence ATGGCGGACGATGAGATGTTGTCGTGGGACGAGTCGGTCTTCCGCGACGAGCACGTCTTCGAGATAGACTACCTCCCCGAGACGTTCCGCCACCGCGAGGAGCAGATGCGGAGCCTGAAGTACGCCCTCCGGCCGGCCGTCCGCGGGTCGCGCCCGCTGAACGTGATGGCGCGCGGGCCGCCGGGGACGGGCAAGACGACGGCCGTCCAGAAGCTCTTCGGCGAACTGGAGGCCGTCTCCGACGTGAACGTCGCGCGCGTGAACTGCCAGGTCGACTCGACGCGCTACGCGGTGTTCTCGCGGCTCTTCGAGGAGATGTTCGAGTACGAACCGCCCACGAGCGGCATCTCGTTCAAGAAGCTCTTCGGCCAGATTACCGACAGACTGGTCGAGGAGGACGAGGTGCTCGTCGTCGCGCTCGACGACGTGAACTACCTCTTCTACGAAGGGGAGGCGAGCGACACGCTCTACTCGCTGCTCCGGGCGCACGAGGCGCACTCCGGCGCGAAGATCGGCGTCATCATCGTCTCCTCGGACCTCGACCTCGACATCGTCGAGGAACTGGACGAGCGCGTCCAGAGCGTCTTCCGCCCCGAGGAGGTGTTCTTCCCCCGCTACGACGAGGCCGAGATAGCCACGATCCTCAACGAACGGGTCGAGCGTGGGTTCCGCACGGGCGTGACCGGCCCCGACGTGCTCGACCGGGTGGCCGAACTCACCGCGAGCACCGGTGGCGACCTCCGGGTGGGCATCGACCTGTTGCGCCGCGCGGGCCTCACCGCCGAGATGCGCGCCAGCCCGACCGTCGAGGCGGAGGACGTCGAGACGGCCTACAGCAAGTCGAAGTACGTCCACCTCTCGCGGCACCTCCAGGGGCTCGCGGAGTCGGAGGTCGACCTGGTCCGGGTCGTCGCCGAGCACGAGGGGGCCCGCGCCGGCGACGTCTACGAGGCGTTCGAGGCGGCGACCGGTCTCGGCTACACGCGCTACTCCGAACTCATCAACAAGCTCGACCAGCTCGGCATCATCGAGGCCCGCTACACCAGCGTCGAGGGACGCGGCCGCTCGCGGGAACTCTCGCTGGCCTACGACGCCGAGGCCGTCCTCGACCGCCTCGACTGA
- a CDS encoding DUF7556 family protein has protein sequence MEPNTATTSGSDAEYEVMAAVDDGTLVIADVSRDDAWVALPLSQALSLDDYQ, from the coding sequence ATGGAGCCCAACACGGCGACCACGTCCGGGTCGGACGCCGAGTACGAGGTGATGGCGGCTGTGGACGACGGAACGCTCGTCATCGCCGACGTCAGCCGCGACGACGCGTGGGTCGCCCTTCCGCTCTCGCAGGCCCTCTCACTCGACGACTATCAGTGA